In the Apteryx mantelli isolate bAptMan1 chromosome 1, bAptMan1.hap1, whole genome shotgun sequence genome, one interval contains:
- the TASL gene encoding TLR adapter interacting with SLC15A4 on the lysosome, producing MVSCCIFGVPFLFSRMLSEGYLYGIAYLCEDHFNSELYRERAAEEAACEMRSMRGFKYSSMDEAQGKSLFQRCRSAGKYISSVHSKDSKHIGKQKDNLPQPTQHPASEGQTPPAVDICEGLTRKDAYLVPSSCKSICKNYNDLHIAGDYVMPISSVATDFTCDSGIGPFLESSEIPPPMESVRVPSSDTRRKPAQGYSSCWRVASLVPYHQPLSDSALNDYLEQKLVELYKQYIMDSTVNRASPTQILASELIMTNVDQISMQISRERNMETTKAKDIVISRFLQIASEKISSEISTPSLHISQYSNTNT from the exons ATGGTCAGCTGCTGTATCTTTGGAG ttcctttcctcttttcaagGATGTTGTCGGAAGGTTACCTTTATGGGATCGCTTACCTTTGCGAAGATCACTTCAACTCTGAGCTCTACAGAgagagagcagcagaggaagcAGCATGCGAAATGAGGTCCATGCGTGGCTTCAAGTATTCTTCCATGGACGAAGCACAAGGAAAAAGTCTCTTTCAGAGATGCAGATCTGCTGGCAAATATATTTCCTCAGTCCATTCTAAAGACAGCAAACACATCGGTAAGCAGAAAGATAATCTCCCACAGCCTACCCAGCACCCAGCATCTGAGGGGCAGACCCCTCCAGCTGTGGACATCTGTGAAGGCCTGACAAGAAAAGATGCCTACCTGGTTCCATCTTCCTGTAAAAGCATTTGCAAGAACTACAATGATTTGCACATAGCTGGGGACTACGTGATGCCCATCAGCTCAGTAGCAACAGATTTCACCTGTGACAGTGGGATAGGTCCCTTCTTGGAGTCCTCAGAGATCCCGCCGCCCATGGAGTCAGTGAGGGTTCCTTCCAGCGACACCAGACGCAAACCAGCCCAAGGCTACTCATCATGCTGGCGAGTGGCAAGTTTAGTGCCGTACCACCAGCCCCTCTCTGACTCGGCCCTGAATGACTACCTGGAACAAAAGCTGGTGGAACTGTATAAGCAGTACATCATGGACAGCACAGTAAACAGGGCGTCCCCTACTCAGATCCTGGCCTCTGAGCTTATCATGACTAATGTAGATCAAATCAGCATGCAGATATCACGAGAGAGGAATATGGAGACCACCAAGGCCAAAGACATTGTCATTAGCCGCTTCTTACAAATAGCCAGTGAAAAGATATCCTCAGAAATTAGCACACCTAGTCTGCATATTTCCCAATATAGCAACACTAACACATAG